Below is a window of Pyrobaculum aerophilum str. IM2 DNA.
CTGTCCCAGCCCCCACTGCTATATTTTCGCGTGGGGCGGCAGGGTATTGGCAATTGGTGAAGTTGGCGGCAACACGTTACTCTATCTCTACGACTCGTCTAGAAAAGTCGCCGTTTATAACTTCACAGGATACCCAATCGCCGCCAGGATGCACAACGGAGAAGTGTACATTGCGGCCGCCTCGCCGCCTAGGGTTGTCATTAACGGCCGCGAGGTAAACGAGGCGCCGCTTCTATCCCTCGACTTTCATCCCAACGTGCTGATTATCGCCGGCGTGGATTTGAGAAGCCCGAATTTCAACGCCACTGCTTATGTGGCGGGCCCTGCCGCAAAGATCTACATGAGGGAGAACAGGCTTTACGTAGTGACGTCGCTGGGAATTCCCGATTTGTTATACAAGGCGGTCAAGGCAGTGTGGGAGGATTTGCCCGGGGAGGTGAGGGAGAGGCTTGATCTCACCAACCCCCTAACTCTATACGTCACTCTGCGCGAGGCGCTTAAAAACAACACTTCTGTCGTCGAGGTGTTAAACAGGGCAAATATAACAACGGCTACGCGAGTGTACATATTCGAGGGAGAGGGCCCGTATCTGAGGCTGAAGGCCGCGGCCGAGGTCCCCGGCAGAGTTCTGGATCAATTCGCAATTGAGGAGATAGACGGCGGCTTCCTCCTGGCCACTACAGTCGCCCCCGTGAAATTCAGAGTTTCGCCTCTGTGGATACCTGCGGCGCCCCCGGAGATTATTATTAGCCAAGACGGCGTGCCGGTGGCGGTAATACGCCGCGCCATCACGCCACTGTCTCCCAGTATTTGGACAAGCGAGGGGGAGCCGGTAAACGCAGTTTATATTTTCGACGAAAACGGCAATTTAAAAGGCTCGCTTACTGGCCTGGCCCCGGGGGAGAGGATATACGCCGCGAGGCTGGTTAAAAACGTGTTATACCTCGTGACTTTTAGACAAGTCGATCCCCTCTTCGCCATAGACATCTCTAACCCCGAGAGGCCCAGGGTGTTGGGCTATTTAAAAATCCCCGGGTTTTCGGAATACCTCCACCCAGTCGGCGAGGGAAGACTGCTGGGCGTGGGGGCGTATCAATCCGGCGTGAAAATATCCCTATTCGACGCCTCCAACCCAGCGGCGCCAAGAGAGGTGTCAAATATCACTATTTCCAACGCCTACACCCCCGTGTTTTACGACCACCACGCCTTTTCCTACAACCCAGAGGCCGAACTAGCCTTTATTCCATATACGCCTTATTTGGGGGGCTTGAGGATCTTGTTTATAGAGGTTGGGAGCAAGCTGAGGGTAAGGGCAGAGAGGGACCTCCCCGCTGACAGGGCCTTTTTCGACAAAGACGCCGTTTACCTCGTTGGAGGGAATAGGGTATGGAAGCTGAGCTACAGCCTTGAAGTAGTGGGAGAAGCAGTTTTAAAATAATGCTGTGTTAAGAGCGTGCGTATTTTTAGAATTTTAGAGGACGCAGAGAGGAGGCTGAAGAGGATCGAGGCGTCGGGAGACGAAGACGTATTGCGGTGGAATATATACGCCGCAATTCAAGACGTATTAGACGTTTTGGCAATTATCTACTCGGAGGAGGGGTGGAAAAAACCTCCCTCTTACAGCAGCCCGCGAGGCAGAGGAGCGCGGCGTTATTCCAGAGGGATTTCTCCCATTTGTAAAAATAAGAAACGCCTTGGCCCACGCGCATAGGGAAATAAAGAAAGAGTTAACTGCCCTAAGGGGAAGGGTTCTGGAGAAGTTTCCGTTGTTCTTGTCAGCTCTTCGCTCTTATGTGTCGGCTAGGGGTATAGATCCCGTTGTGGAGTGGAGTTCTTTAGCTCATGTGTTTAAACGCTGGGGGGTTAAATTCGCATATCTCTTCGGCTCCAGGGCTAGGGGGCTTGAGAGAGAGGACAGCGATTGGGACGTCGCTGTGTACTTTGGCAGAGAGGTGACTATAATAGAAGAGGCCGAACTTGGGGCAGAGCTCTCCAAGCGGCTGGGGGTTGAGGTGGATGTGGTTGCCTTAGACAACGCGCCTCTTGACCTAATATACATAGTGTTAAGAGACGGCGTTGTGATATACTCAGAGGACGAAAAGTTGCGAAAGCAGTGGGAAAATGAGACTTACTTGGAGTATTTAGACTACGCCAGTGATTACCTCGAGTAGAGGCCTACAGCGCGGCGAAGAGAAATCCGCGCCTAATAGTCGCCACCCCAAGAATCTCCCGCAAACCGCCTTACGGTAACGCTCGCCTTGGCGATGGGAATAGCGGCGAAATGCACGTAGGCGGCTCTATCCCTCCCCAAGCCCTTTGTTATTTTTGTAGAAGTCCCGGCGCTCACGTAGTCCCAGCTATAAGCTTTTAAAGCCGGACTCCGTCAAATTTGTGATTGATATAGTGCTGTGGCTAGCGGCCTTTTCCCTATTGCTGTGGCTATTTATGAGCCTTTTAGCGGGGAGGCCGGTTAACCCGGTGGGAGTTTTCTTAGGAGTGCTCTTGGCTCCAATTGCCTTTCTAATAGGCGTGGCGGCAGTGCTTTTTCTAGTCGCTTCCTTGCTTATTTTCATAGCCGTGCCGTTGGCCCTGTTAGCGGGCTTCGTCCTGGCGCTGTTTGTGCTCTCCGCCCTCGCTGGGGTGGGCATGCTGAAAGCGCTAATAGCCTTAATCCTGGCCGCTCTGTTGCTGGCTCTGCTTGGCGTAGCACTCTGGCGTTTTCCACGGCCTCCTAGCGCCCCGTTGCGCTTCTAGGCGTAGCTCAGCGTATTGCCTAAAATGTGCCCCGCGAGTAGGGAAATAGCGATTTGCACACCACCTCGCCGCGTTTCAGACGCTTCACGAGCTCCCAGTAGGAGTCTAATCTCTTGAACAGCCAGGTGTTAACGCCATTTATGGGGACTGGGTCTGTCTCCAAGATCTCTCTCAGCTCTTCCTCGCCTAGTTTGTAGAGGTAATGACAAGGGTCTTTCAAGAGGAGCGCCCTCCGGTACTCCACTTCGTGTATGTGCGTCACCGGGCTCCCCGCCTCGCCCTCCACTTTTGACAGAAGGGAGATTAAATCGCTTAAATCAACGGAGTTTTTAAACCCCCGCCTCTTCCACTCGTCCACTACCGCGTGGAAATAGGCCACTAAATCGGCTAGGTACGGCCTCCCCCCGTTGAAATACATCTGCACAATTGGGTGGTTGAGCCACCCCCTCTTCCCGTCTCTCAAAACTCCCATCTTCCTCAAAATAACCTTAATAACAAGCTTAGCCTCAACCCTTTGCTTCCCCAATCTGAGGTCGTCTAGAAAGGCGGCGGATTTTCTGTGATCAAGATATGGCCGGAAGATTTGCACGTTTTTATATTGCCCCCTATAAAAAGATGCAACGTCGAGGCATAGTTAATTAATACTTATCATGGTTTTCTGTGGCTCACCGCTGGTATTCAAGAGCTGGACGGTTTAGGGCGTTGGCTTCGGAATTTCTCCGCCGGGGCTTCTACCCAGAGGCTTGTTTCTTTGCGCAACAATCTGCGGAGTTTTATCTAAAGGGGAAGTTAATAGAAGTTACCGGGGCGCGGCTCTATACACACTCAATACTACAGCTGTTAACTGTCCTTTACCAAACTCTCGGAAGAGAGCTTAGCGAAGAGCTTGTGAGGTGCGCTAAGTACTTAACGGAGCAGTACATTGGATCCCGCTATCCAGACGCAAGAATGCTCGAATACGATAAAGACGACGCAGAGCAATGTATAAAATGTATGGAGATGATTTTCACCAATGTATTTTAGAAAAACTCTGTTGAAAATGCACAGCGAAATTGAGACGTGGATAAAAAGGCTCTGCGAGCAGGGCTACACAGTAGTGCTCTTCGGCTCCAGGGCTAGGGGGGAGGCGAGAATAGACAGCGATTGGGACGTAGTTGTAATCGGAGAAGAGGCGCCGGAGCCCCCGCCTAACGACTTGGCCCAAGTCCACTACGCCACGCCTAATGAGGCCGAGGCGCTGGTTAGAGATTTCAATACAATTTTCATAGATGCCTTTTACGAGGGAAAACTGCTGTGCGGCAACGCAGATCTATACAGTCGCTTGAAGAAATTAGCTGAAGCCACGACTCGGGGATTGGTTAAAACTAAAGACGGGTGGATGCCCGCAAGCCTTCCGGGGAAGTAACACAACGCGGTCAGACAGCCTCACGGGTCTACTTGAAACAGCTGTCAATTACGCAAATCGGAATAGGACGCGATTGCTCACTGCGCAAGATATACCACCGTGTCCCTCATGAACTGTGCAGCCAACAAAACTCTAGATGTTAAGTCCTTTCTACTTACAGAGGGGGACGTATAATAAGCATTTGGAATGCCGTTGATCTAAAACTCTGTCGTTAGCAGATCCTTCGTAACGCCCCTATGCACTGTTGTGAGTCAGAGCAGTAACTTAGACGAGCTCGCCCCTATCTATTCTGGCTACAACGTCGGTAAAGGCCTTTTTACTGCATAGTTAACAAAATATATTATTGGGATTAAGTGTCTTCCGCCATGGAGTACCTTTTTATCATTATCCTAACTGCGGCGTCTTTCGCCTTAGGCCTAGTCGGCAGTATAGCCGGCGTCGGCGGCGGCGTGTTGTTCACTCCGTTTTCCTAGCCTTTACTCAAATGAATGTTGACGTTATTAGAGCCGCCGGGCTTGCAGTGGCCTTAACTACTGCGGTGATATCTAGTAGAAATTACATACGCGCTGGCATAACTCCCTTTAAATTGGCGCTTCTCTTCGGCGCCGTGGCGTCGTTAACTGCCATCGTCGGAGCGGCCCTGGGCATCTATATAGTTAAACAATTCGGCAAAGTCGGCGAGGCCTATGTCAGAATTGCCTTAGCGTCCGTAATGTTGTTGGTAGTAGTGGCTATGTTTCTAAAACGGCAAGATTACCCAGAGCCCCGGCCTAATAAAATAGCTGAAAAACTGGGATTGGCTGGCTTTTACAACGACCCAGTCAGGGGACGAGTGGCGTACGTCCCTAACAGAATTTTTCTCTCGGCCTTGTTGATATCTGGAGTGGGATTTATAGGGGGAATGTTTGGCCTTACAGGCGGGTGGGCCATCGTACCCATTTTAAATCTAGTTTCTAGACTGCCGCTTAAAGTAGCCGTTGCCACTTCGCTTACAATAATTGCAATTACTTACGCCCCGGCCCTTATGGTGTACAACATCAACGGCGCACTTAATGCTTATATTGTGGCTTTGACAGCGCCCATGGTGGCCCTAGGGGCTTTAGTGGGCTCAAAGATAATGATTAAAATCAAGGCGTCTGTAATACGCTATGCCATTATAGCAGTAATGATAATCTCTGCAATACAGCTCATACAAAGGGGCCTCGCCCAGTTGTCATGAGGGGAGACCACTTATACGCCAATGTGTTACTCTACGTCTACTTAGCCGGTTTGTTATTGGCCATAGTGGCCACAGGCCTAGAGGGCCTTGGGAAAATTGAGGATCTATTTGCCGGCAAAAAGGATGTGGAAATGGGAATCCTCGCCCGTTTATCTACATACATATTAACCCTGGCGGTTCCCGTTGCTCTCATTATTATGCTGTCAACAGATAGGGACAAGGCAACTGCGTTGTTTATTTTCGCAATTCTGGCGGCAATTATAATGGCAACCGTTTTAAAAGTTGGTTAGCCATTCGAGATCCCACCCACGCCCTCTCCGGCATGCCTTCTGTTTCCTTTACCAAGTGATCGCGAATGTTCGACGTTTAAAGGCGCCATGAGCTGTGGGCAAATCGCGCCTCAAAAGTTGAAAACGGCTTTACGATTAACAGAGGCGCGTTATCACCGCACGGCTACGGCAGGCCATTTAAAAAGTCCCGGGCCGGGCGAAACACAGCACCACGTGGCTCTAAAGCACTGCACTTGCCTTTGGCGTCATGTGGTTGTGCGCGGCTGGAGTTAAAAGTAGTAATTGTTTATGTCGTGTATCTATTTTTATGTGTTGGCTATTTCATTGATAAAGACGATAACTAGTATACATTATTACTTCTTAATTTTTAAATTTTTCAACAAAGCCCGTTAAATATACATAGAACGGCGGCCTATCTATATATAATATACATACAAACGCTGGGTATTATAGTAATAATTCCAACTAAGGCGCCGGACTATTTAATCATTTATCTCAGTTATATATTTAATCTCTGTACTTTGGCTGGCTATGCCAGATGGTTTGGCTGTTTGGAGGGTGTTGAGAGGGGCTGGGGTTAAGTTAGTGAAGTTTGTCGTTGTGGATATATTCGGCAGGCCTAGGGCTGAGGTCTTGCCAATAGAGGCGGCTAGAGAGGCCTTTTTAGACGGCGTTGCTTACGACGGCTCTTCTATACCGGCTTATACCACTGTGAATAAAAGCGATTTAGTGGCCGTCCCCGATTTAAACGCAGTATACGTGGAGAGCTGGAACGGGGGGAAGACTGCCATAGTCTTTACAAACACTGTGGACGGCGGCAAGCCCCACCCAATGGACCCGAGAAACGTGTTAAGACAGGCGGCGGACTACGCCAAGTCTAGAGGGTATGCGCCAGTGGTGGGGGCTGAGGTGGAGTTCTTTCTAGTGAGAGGCGTTCCGCCAGCCCCTGCGGACAGCGGCGTTTATTTCGACGGCTATCTCCACGGGGATTCCTACGCGGCGGTTGAGGAAATCCTAGGCCATTTAGAGGCCTCTGGCATTGGCCTATCTAAGACGCATCACGAAGTCGCCCCGGGCCAGTACGAGGTGAACATCCCGGCGGGAGACCCAGTGCAAGTGGCCGACCAGATCCTAGTCTTTAAAATAATGGCAAAGGCCGTGGCCAAGAGGAGGGGCCTCACCGCCACTTTCATGCCGAAGCCCTTCTGGGGAGTTAACGGCTCTGGCATGCACGTACACGTCAGTTTTTGGAAAGACGGCGTTAATCTCTTCGCCTCTAGAGGCGAGCCGACGCAAGAGCTCAAGTGGGCAGTGGCGGGGGTTTTAGAAAACGCCTTGCGCAACAGCGCCTTCGTCGCGCCCACTGTGAACAGCTACAAAAGGCTCGTCCCACACCACGAGGCCCCCACGAGAGTTGTGTGGGGACTTGGAAACCGCTCTGTCATGGTCAGAATTCCCTACTACGGCGGGAGGATAAATAGGCTTGAGTACAGACACCCAGACCCCTCTGCAAATCCCTACTTGGCCTTTGCAGTAATTATCCTCTCAGCCCTAGCGGGAATTGAAAAAAAGAGAGAGCCCCCGCCCCCAGTGGCCGAAGTGGCGTATGAGCTGGAAGAGGCCAGGGAGACTCCCCCCAATTTAGGCGAGGCCCTTAAAATGGCCAGAGACGGCACGCCGCTACCCGGGCAATTCCTAGAGGCCTACTTAAGGCTAAAAGAGAGGGAGTGGGAAGAGTACATAACGGCCGAGGGAAGCTGGGAAACCACGTGGAACAAAATAACTAAATGGGAATACGAAAAATACTTAGAAGAAGCTTAAAAACAGATTTTTTAAATATTATCTTCATTTTTAAAATTAAATTTTATGTTTATTAAGGGAATTAAGCGCGGGATAATACTTTATAGATTGTAAACCATCTATGAGGTGGCCCCCGCCCTTATATATCAGAAAGTGTACGGCGTGAGGCGCTGTTTGTATCTCTTACAAAAAATACCACGTTTGCCTTGAAACTTATAGCATTATTATAAATGTATTTCGGAATGCCGTATGCAGCTAACGTAGTCTATTTAGTAGGATGTTTTATGAATTTTTAAACGGCGTTGGAATTAAACTACTATGCCAATACATCCCTCAGTAACAGAATTGGAAAAGCTAGTGATAGACAAGGAGAGTTATAAGAGGATGTTGGAGGAGTGGCTTAAATACTCGTGGCGATGGGCCGTAAACGAGAAATACAAGCTGGTGTTCAAAGTCCAAGCCTCTATTCTGAGGGCGTTGCGAGAGTTTCTCGATTCCAAAGGCTTTGTGGAAGTGCTGTCTCCCATTATAGGCCCCGTCACTGACCCGGGCATTAGGGGGGCTAAACAAGCCTCTATTGACTTCTACGGGGCTGAGTATAAGGTTATGTCTTCCGCCATTCTCTACAAGCAGTATATGGCGAGGGTATTGGGCAAGATCTACTTCGTCAGCCCAAACATTAGGCTGGAGCCTCCCGACAGCATATTCACAGGGAGGCACTTAGTGGAGTTCTACCAATTAGACTTGGAGATGTACAAGGCCACTTACCATGAGGCAATGGACTTGGCAGAGGACCTCATAACTTATGTGGTTAAGTATGTTAAAGACGTCCACGGCAAAGAGCTAGAGGCAGTCTTGGGGAGGCAGTTGTACGAGTTCAAGAGGCCTTTCAAGCGGTATAGCCACAAAGAGGCGGTGGAATTTGTGAACAAGCTCGGCTGTGAAAACTCGCCGAGGGAGGAACTTAGGTGGGAGTGCGAAAAGGTCATGTCGGCCCACCACGACTCCCCCTTCTTTGTCTACGACTACCCAAGAGGCTCCCGGGGATTTTACGACAGAGAGGACCCCGAGCGTCCTGGCGTGTTGAGAGACTTCGACATGTTATACCCAGAGGGATTTGGCGAGGCTATAAGCGGGGCTGAGAGGGAATTTGAGCCCGAGAGGCTAGTGGAGAGGATTAGAGAGGGCGGGGAGGATCCCGCCAAGTACCAGTGGTTTTTACAAATGGCCAAGGAGCTATACCCGCTACAGACCGCTGGGTTTGGGATTGGGGTGGAGAGGCTCACCAGATATATATGCGGTCTGAGGGCAGTGTGGGAGGCAAGGCCCTATCCAAAAGTGGCGGGCATAATTGGAGGGCCTTAGTTATAATTTTAAAACTCTCAGCCCAGTTTCTGGGAAAAGATTAATTTCCCGATCAGACACGTGACACTCTATCAAAACCTCTGTTGCGCCAGCTCTTTTTTTATTACCTGCGCCAGAACCAAAAGGCCGGGGATGCGGCTAATAACAACAACGCAGCGGCGTAAAAGACATAACTGGGGCCCAGCTTTAAGTAAATCCAGCCGGCGAGAGAAGGGCCTATAATTCGCCCGAGCGACGCCGTTGATTGTAAGGCCCCAAAGCCGATGCCCCGGCCCCTCTCCCCCTGGGAGAAAAGGGCGAAAAGGCTGGAAGAGGCAACCATCTGACCAACAGCGGCCACCGCAGATCCAAGATAAAGGCCTAGCTCTCCCAGCGCGGGTAGCACTCCTATACCCGCCCCCGTGGCCACAAAGCCCGCCAGCGCCGATGTGGTGTACGCCACTCTCCCCTCTAATCTCCTCACGGCGGGTTGTGCCGAGGCTACCGCCAGGCCAATTATTAACATCAAAACGCCCAGATCGCTGGGAGCCATTTTGAACACATCCGCGGCGTAATACACCAGCATGGACTCGAACATTGAGAAGGCCAGATTAAGCGCCAGGACTAACCCGGCTACGGCGCCGAATTGTAAGCTAATGCTAAACCCCACCCTCCCCCTCACTCTTGGCAGTGAGGTAGACAAGGCGGCGGCAGCGGCCGAGAATATAACAGCGGCTATAAATGGCGTCCTCACGCCCCATACGGAGAGCAATCCCCCCACAACGGGCCCTAGTATAAAGCCAATGCCAAAGGCCACGCCGAAGAGGGCCATGTTACTAGCCCTCCTTTCAGGCGGGCTTAAATCCGCAATTAGCGCTTGGACGGCCCCAAGGGTCCCCCCGCCCATGCCAGACACCGCCCTCGCCAGCGCCAGCTCTGCAAGACTCCTGGCGCCGTACGCCATCGCGCTACCTATAGCCGCTAGCGCCAGCCCCAGAGTAATCACAGGCCCCCTGCCGATTCTATCTGAAAGCGCCCCCCAGAGAGGCGCAGAGACCATTTGTACCGCTGAGAAAATTGATACCAGCACGCCGTATGCCTCAGATCCGCCTCCCAGCTCTTTCACTACGTAGGGCATAACCGGTATGACAATTCCAAAGCCCAGCATGTGAATTGCGACTACGCCGAGCAGTGTAAATATTGGGCGCATGTCCCCGTGTAAAATTGCCTTTTA
It encodes the following:
- a CDS encoding glutamine synthetase family protein: MPDGLAVWRVLRGAGVKLVKFVVVDIFGRPRAEVLPIEAAREAFLDGVAYDGSSIPAYTTVNKSDLVAVPDLNAVYVESWNGGKTAIVFTNTVDGGKPHPMDPRNVLRQAADYAKSRGYAPVVGAEVEFFLVRGVPPAPADSGVYFDGYLHGDSYAAVEEILGHLEASGIGLSKTHHEVAPGQYEVNIPAGDPVQVADQILVFKIMAKAVAKRRGLTATFMPKPFWGVNGSGMHVHVSFWKDGVNLFASRGEPTQELKWAVAGVLENALRNSAFVAPTVNSYKRLVPHHEAPTRVVWGLGNRSVMVRIPYYGGRINRLEYRHPDPSANPYLAFAVIILSALAGIEKKREPPPPVAEVAYELEEARETPPNLGEALKMARDGTPLPGQFLEAYLRLKEREWEEYITAEGSWETTWNKITKWEYEKYLEEA
- a CDS encoding pyrimidine dimer DNA glycosylase/endonuclease V, which translates into the protein MQIFRPYLDHRKSAAFLDDLRLGKQRVEAKLVIKVILRKMGVLRDGKRGWLNHPIVQMYFNGGRPYLADLVAYFHAVVDEWKRRGFKNSVDLSDLISLLSKVEGEAGSPVTHIHEVEYRRALLLKDPCHYLYKLGEEELREILETDPVPINGVNTWLFKRLDSYWELVKRLKRGEVVCKSLFPYSRGTF
- a CDS encoding asparagine synthetase A gives rise to the protein MPIHPSVTELEKLVIDKESYKRMLEEWLKYSWRWAVNEKYKLVFKVQASILRALREFLDSKGFVEVLSPIIGPVTDPGIRGAKQASIDFYGAEYKVMSSAILYKQYMARVLGKIYFVSPNIRLEPPDSIFTGRHLVEFYQLDLEMYKATYHEAMDLAEDLITYVVKYVKDVHGKELEAVLGRQLYEFKRPFKRYSHKEAVEFVNKLGCENSPREELRWECEKVMSAHHDSPFFVYDYPRGSRGFYDREDPERPGVLRDFDMLYPEGFGEAISGAEREFEPERLVERIREGGEDPAKYQWFLQMAKELYPLQTAGFGIGVERLTRYICGLRAVWEARPYPKVAGIIGGP
- a CDS encoding MFS transporter, with the translated sequence MRPIFTLLGVVAIHMLGFGIVIPVMPYVVKELGGGSEAYGVLVSIFSAVQMVSAPLWGALSDRIGRGPVITLGLALAAIGSAMAYGARSLAELALARAVSGMGGGTLGAVQALIADLSPPERRASNMALFGVAFGIGFILGPVVGGLLSVWGVRTPFIAAVIFSAAAAALSTSLPRVRGRVGFSISLQFGAVAGLVLALNLAFSMFESMLVYYAADVFKMAPSDLGVLMLIIGLAVASAQPAVRRLEGRVAYTTSALAGFVATGAGIGVLPALGELGLYLGSAVAAVGQMVASSSLFALFSQGERGRGIGFGALQSTASLGRIIGPSLAGWIYLKLGPSYVFYAAALLLLAASPAFWFWRR
- a CDS encoding beta-propeller domain-containing protein, translated to MFKPLVLLALAFTALALLLWISSQAPPQTAPPVSTPPPQFPVIKLATLELLNPLEPALPMAFPVALYSTSAAVATADMKTAYAANVQVAGVDEEDYVKFDGERLYVAVNGKVYVVDKNLRLLETLDCPSPHCYIFAWGGRVLAIGEVGGNTLLYLYDSSRKVAVYNFTGYPIAARMHNGEVYIAAASPPRVVINGREVNEAPLLSLDFHPNVLIIAGVDLRSPNFNATAYVAGPAAKIYMRENRLYVVTSLGIPDLLYKAVKAVWEDLPGEVRERLDLTNPLTLYVTLREALKNNTSVVEVLNRANITTATRVYIFEGEGPYLRLKAAAEVPGRVLDQFAIEEIDGGFLLATTVAPVKFRVSPLWIPAAPPEIIISQDGVPVAVIRRAITPLSPSIWTSEGEPVNAVYIFDENGNLKGSLTGLAPGERIYAARLVKNVLYLVTFRQVDPLFAIDISNPERPRVLGYLKIPGFSEYLHPVGEGRLLGVGAYQSGVKISLFDASNPAAPREVSNITISNAYTPVFYDHHAFSYNPEAELAFIPYTPYLGGLRILFIEVGSKLRVRAERDLPADRAFFDKDAVYLVGGNRVWKLSYSLEVVGEAVLK
- a CDS encoding nucleotidyltransferase domain-containing protein, producing MYFRKTLLKMHSEIETWIKRLCEQGYTVVLFGSRARGEARIDSDWDVVVIGEEAPEPPPNDLAQVHYATPNEAEALVRDFNTIFIDAFYEGKLLCGNADLYSRLKKLAEATTRGLVKTKDGWMPASLPGK
- a CDS encoding sulfite exporter TauE/SafE family protein; this encodes MNVDVIRAAGLAVALTTAVISSRNYIRAGITPFKLALLFGAVASLTAIVGAALGIYIVKQFGKVGEAYVRIALASVMLLVVVAMFLKRQDYPEPRPNKIAEKLGLAGFYNDPVRGRVAYVPNRIFLSALLISGVGFIGGMFGLTGGWAIVPILNLVSRLPLKVAVATSLTIIAITYAPALMVYNINGALNAYIVALTAPMVALGALVGSKIMIKIKASVIRYAIIAVMIISAIQLIQRGLAQLS
- a CDS encoding HEPN domain-containing protein; the encoded protein is MAHRWYSRAGRFRALASEFLRRGFYPEACFFAQQSAEFYLKGKLIEVTGARLYTHSILQLLTVLYQTLGRELSEELVRCAKYLTEQYIGSRYPDARMLEYDKDDAEQCIKCMEMIFTNVF
- the mntA gene encoding type VII toxin-antitoxin system MntA family adenylyltransferase antitoxin; this translates as MAHAHREIKKELTALRGRVLEKFPLFLSALRSYVSARGIDPVVEWSSLAHVFKRWGVKFAYLFGSRARGLEREDSDWDVAVYFGREVTIIEEAELGAELSKRLGVEVDVVALDNAPLDLIYIVLRDGVVIYSEDEKLRKQWENETYLEYLDYASDYLE